The following coding sequences are from one Arthrobacter crystallopoietes window:
- a CDS encoding urease subunit gamma has protein sequence MHLSPREHEKLMIVVAGDLARRRQARGLKLNHPESVALITAELLEGARDGKTVAALMSYGTTVLAREDVMDGVADMIADVQVEATFPDGTKLVTVHNPIR, from the coding sequence ATGCATTTGTCGCCCCGTGAGCACGAAAAACTCATGATTGTTGTTGCCGGTGACCTTGCCCGCCGCCGCCAGGCACGAGGCTTGAAACTTAACCATCCCGAGTCGGTCGCGCTTATTACCGCCGAACTTCTCGAGGGAGCCCGCGACGGGAAAACCGTTGCTGCGCTGATGAGCTACGGGACAACGGTCCTGGCCAGGGAAGACGTCATGGACGGTGTCGCGGACATGATCGCGGACGTCCAGGTCGAGGCAACCTTCCCGGACGGCACCAAGCTCGTCACCGTCCACAATCCGATCCGCTGA
- the ureC gene encoding urease subunit alpha → MSFKMTRKHYAEMYGPTTGDAIRLADTELLLEIEKDHTRYGEEVVFGGGKVIRDGMGQNGRLVRDEDIPDTVITNVVVLDYTGIYKADVALRDGHIFKIGKAGNPQISDGVNIVIGAATDIIAGEHKILTAGGIDTHVHFVSPDQVPVALASGVTTLIGGGAGPSDASKATTVTPGPWHISRMLQAVENLPINIGLLGKGHASALEPLAEQIRAGAIGLKVHEDWGATTSSIDMSLKVADEYDVQVAIHADTLNECGFVEDTIRAIGGRVIHTFHTEGAGGGHAPDIIRMAGQPNVLPASTNPTLPYTVNTVDEHLDMMMVCHHLNPDIPEDVAFADSRIRKETIAAEDVLHDLGIFSITSSDSQAMGRVGEMVLRTWQVADAMKRQRGRMAQDPEVGDNFRIKRYVAKYTINPAIAQGIADSVGSVEEGKFADLVLWDPAFFGVKPDMVIKGGLIVQSIMGDSNGSIPTPQPRTLRGNFGALGTAVHSSSITFLSKAAIEDGVPERLGLRRVIRPVSGIRDLTKADLKHNGETPDIQVDPETYTVTVDGVEATCEPSDVLPMAQRYFLF, encoded by the coding sequence ATGAGCTTCAAGATGACCCGCAAGCATTATGCGGAAATGTACGGGCCGACCACCGGCGACGCCATCCGGCTGGCAGATACCGAACTGCTGCTGGAAATCGAAAAGGACCACACCCGCTACGGCGAAGAGGTGGTGTTCGGCGGAGGCAAGGTGATCCGCGACGGCATGGGCCAGAACGGCCGGCTGGTCCGGGACGAGGATATCCCGGACACGGTCATCACCAACGTGGTGGTGCTGGACTACACCGGTATCTACAAGGCCGACGTCGCCCTGCGCGACGGGCATATCTTCAAGATCGGCAAGGCCGGCAACCCGCAGATCTCCGATGGCGTGAACATTGTCATCGGCGCGGCGACGGACATTATTGCCGGCGAGCACAAGATCCTCACCGCCGGCGGCATCGACACCCACGTGCATTTCGTCAGCCCGGACCAGGTTCCGGTGGCGCTGGCCTCTGGCGTGACCACGTTGATTGGCGGCGGCGCCGGACCGTCGGACGCTTCCAAGGCAACCACCGTGACTCCTGGTCCCTGGCATATTTCCCGCATGCTGCAGGCGGTGGAAAACCTCCCGATCAACATCGGGCTGCTGGGCAAGGGGCACGCCAGCGCTCTTGAGCCGCTGGCCGAACAGATCCGTGCCGGCGCCATCGGATTGAAGGTGCACGAGGACTGGGGCGCGACGACGTCGTCAATCGACATGTCGCTGAAGGTCGCCGACGAGTACGACGTGCAGGTCGCCATCCATGCGGACACGCTGAACGAATGCGGCTTCGTGGAAGACACCATCAGGGCCATCGGCGGCCGCGTCATCCACACCTTCCACACCGAGGGGGCGGGCGGCGGCCATGCCCCGGACATCATCAGGATGGCCGGACAGCCAAACGTGCTTCCGGCCTCTACCAATCCGACCCTGCCGTACACCGTTAATACCGTGGACGAGCATCTGGACATGATGATGGTCTGCCACCATCTGAACCCGGACATTCCGGAGGACGTGGCGTTCGCTGACTCCCGGATCCGCAAGGAAACGATTGCCGCCGAAGACGTCCTGCACGACCTGGGCATTTTCTCCATCACCAGTTCGGACTCCCAGGCCATGGGCCGCGTGGGCGAAATGGTGCTGCGGACCTGGCAGGTTGCGGACGCCATGAAACGCCAGCGCGGACGGATGGCTCAGGACCCGGAGGTCGGGGACAACTTCCGGATCAAGCGGTATGTCGCCAAGTACACCATCAATCCGGCCATCGCCCAGGGCATCGCAGACTCCGTCGGCAGTGTGGAAGAGGGTAAGTTCGCCGACCTGGTGCTCTGGGACCCCGCGTTCTTCGGCGTCAAACCTGACATGGTCATCAAGGGCGGCCTGATCGTCCAGTCCATCATGGGTGATTCGAATGGCTCAATCCCGACGCCGCAGCCACGCACGCTGCGGGGGAACTTCGGCGCCCTGGGCACTGCGGTCCATTCCTCCTCCATCACCTTCCTGTCCAAGGCAGCGATTGAGGACGGCGTTCCGGAGCGGCTCGGTCTGCGCCGGGTGATCCGGCCGGTGAGTGGCATTCGCGACCTGACCAAGGCGGATCTGAAGCACAACGGTGAAACGCCGGACATCCAGGTGGACCCCGAAACCTACACCGTCACGGTGGACGGCGTGGAAGCGACCTGCGAGCCCTCGGATGTACTGCCGATGGCGCAGCGCTATTTCCTCTTCTAG
- the ureE gene encoding urease accessory protein UreE has protein sequence MIVDRVIGNKHELLAAELAGLHEEKVVLPSSELVKRIQRVSTDHGRDVGIRLSTPGDLRDGDILHRDEQNVIVISVLPTDVLVIAPRSIQEMGTVAHNLGNRHMQAQFFDAESDYRAEVMVVQYDHTIEDFLRHAQVPYTRQERVMPVPFRHAEHTH, from the coding sequence ATGATTGTTGACCGCGTCATCGGTAACAAACACGAACTTCTGGCCGCCGAACTGGCCGGCCTGCACGAAGAAAAAGTAGTCCTGCCCAGCAGCGAGCTGGTAAAACGCATCCAGCGTGTCAGCACTGACCACGGCAGGGACGTCGGCATCCGGCTCAGCACGCCCGGTGACCTGCGCGACGGGGACATCCTGCACCGGGATGAGCAGAACGTCATTGTCATCTCCGTGCTTCCCACCGACGTGCTGGTCATCGCGCCACGGAGCATCCAGGAGATGGGAACGGTGGCGCACAACCTGGGCAACCGGCATATGCAGGCCCAGTTCTTCGACGCCGAAAGCGACTACCGGGCCGAGGTCATGGTGGTGCAGTACGACCACACCATCGAAGACTTCCTCCGGCATGCGCAGGTTCCCTACACCCGCCAGGAACGCGTGATGCCGGTGCCTTTCCGGCATGCCGAACACACCCACTGA
- a CDS encoding urease accessory protein UreF, translating to MTNTTAGSAVPATAAGEADALAGRPPSFLLPLLQLSDSALPTGAFSHSFGLESYLDRGLVHDEASFGQWLGQFIHIQLTYSDGMAIRLVMEAGSRTDIRRVDRMLAAQALPRQIRLAGIKMGARMLQIAAETFGSQALDEYREDVGQGVCSGHPAVAFALAGRNLGAPLPELLATYLFSTVTSLTQNAIRAIPIGQNAGQRVLRRAHGDVLAAVARIPHLDTEDFGAAAPGLEIAQMRHERQRARMFMS from the coding sequence ATGACTAACACGACCGCCGGCTCCGCCGTCCCGGCCACAGCGGCAGGGGAGGCAGATGCCTTAGCCGGGCGTCCGCCGTCGTTCTTGCTGCCGTTGCTCCAGCTCTCGGATTCCGCACTGCCTACCGGCGCCTTCAGCCATTCATTCGGGTTGGAAAGCTATCTGGACCGGGGACTGGTCCATGATGAAGCGAGCTTCGGCCAATGGCTGGGGCAGTTCATCCACATCCAGCTGACCTACAGCGACGGAATGGCCATCCGGCTGGTGATGGAGGCCGGCTCGCGAACGGATATCCGGCGAGTGGACCGTATGCTCGCGGCACAGGCGCTGCCCCGGCAGATCCGACTGGCCGGCATCAAAATGGGCGCACGGATGCTGCAGATCGCGGCCGAAACATTCGGCAGCCAGGCCCTTGACGAGTACCGCGAGGACGTCGGCCAGGGAGTGTGCAGCGGTCACCCGGCCGTGGCTTTCGCGCTGGCCGGACGCAACCTCGGCGCCCCGCTGCCGGAACTGCTGGCTACCTACCTGTTTTCCACCGTCACCTCGCTGACCCAGAACGCCATCCGCGCCATCCCGATCGGCCAGAACGCAGGGCAGCGGGTGCTGCGCCGGGCGCACGGCGACGTGCTGGCGGCCGTCGCGCGGATTCCGCACCTGGACACGGAGGACTTCGGCGCCGCGGCGCCGGGGCTGGAAATCGCGCAGATGCGGCACGAGCGTCAACGTGCACGCATGTTCATGTCCTGA
- the ureG gene encoding urease accessory protein UreG, protein MMEPIKIGIGGPVGAGKTQLVERLTRHLSTEISMAAITNDIYTIEDAKILAANGILPLDRIVGIETGGCPHTAIREDTSMNSAAVEELKQRHPDLQVVFIESGGDNLSATFSPELVDFSIYIIDVAQGEKIPRKAGQGMIKSDLFIINKTDLAPHVGADLSVMAADSKEFRGERPFCFTNLKTDEGLDQVIGWLKHDVLMLDLIR, encoded by the coding sequence ATTATGGAACCCATCAAGATCGGTATCGGCGGCCCCGTAGGCGCCGGCAAAACGCAGCTGGTGGAGCGCCTCACCCGGCACCTCAGCACTGAGATATCGATGGCGGCCATCACCAACGATATCTACACCATTGAAGACGCGAAGATCCTCGCGGCCAACGGCATCCTGCCGCTGGACAGGATCGTCGGGATCGAAACCGGCGGTTGCCCGCACACGGCCATCCGCGAGGACACCTCGATGAATTCCGCCGCCGTGGAAGAACTCAAACAGCGCCATCCGGACCTGCAGGTGGTCTTCATCGAGAGCGGGGGCGACAACCTCTCCGCCACGTTCAGCCCGGAGCTGGTGGATTTCTCCATCTACATCATCGACGTGGCCCAGGGCGAGAAGATCCCGCGCAAGGCCGGGCAGGGCATGATCAAATCCGACCTGTTCATCATCAACAAGACCGATCTCGCCCCGCACGTTGGTGCCGATCTGTCCGTCATGGCAGCGGACTCGAAGGAATTCCGCGGCGAACGGCCCTTCTGCTTCACGAACCTGAAGACGGACGAGGGCCTGGATCAGGTCATCGGCTGGCTGAAGCACGATGTCCTGATGCTCGATCTGATCCGATGA
- a CDS encoding urease accessory protein UreD has translation MSTEAELHTAGSLAAASARPTGELRLEIGLRGGRGIATSQFHQGALRVIRPHYLDESGQVCYVVVNPGGGYLGGDVYELDVDVAAGARLLLTTQSATKVYRTPGSHAFQQTRIRLGPGASLEYLPDQLIAYREASYRQHTVVELDAQASLVMAEIVTPGWSPDGTLFRYDEVRLRSDVYVDGELLALDNLLIRPAQAGSPVTGMVFLEDYTHLGSLMVVDRRVNAALVDELYEVLGPLDPEGQLGISLLDGPGLVLRALSGSTDTLNALLLAAVDLLRGRWFGQTGLDLRKY, from the coding sequence ATGAGCACCGAGGCTGAACTGCATACCGCCGGGTCCCTGGCTGCAGCCTCCGCCAGACCGACCGGCGAACTGCGGCTCGAAATCGGACTGCGCGGCGGTCGCGGAATTGCGACCAGCCAGTTCCATCAAGGGGCCCTTCGCGTGATCCGGCCGCACTATCTGGATGAGTCCGGGCAGGTCTGCTATGTCGTCGTCAATCCCGGCGGCGGCTATCTGGGCGGGGATGTCTATGAACTCGACGTCGACGTCGCTGCCGGCGCCCGGCTGCTGCTGACCACCCAGTCGGCAACGAAGGTCTACCGCACGCCTGGCAGCCACGCCTTCCAGCAGACCCGCATCCGGTTGGGGCCGGGCGCCAGCCTGGAGTACCTCCCGGACCAGCTGATCGCCTACCGGGAGGCGTCCTACCGTCAGCACACCGTGGTGGAACTCGACGCCCAGGCCTCCCTGGTGATGGCCGAGATCGTCACGCCCGGCTGGTCCCCGGACGGCACCCTGTTCCGGTACGACGAGGTGCGGCTCCGCAGCGACGTCTACGTAGACGGCGAGTTGCTGGCGCTGGACAACCTGCTCATCCGACCGGCGCAGGCCGGCTCCCCGGTGACGGGCATGGTGTTCCTGGAGGATTACACTCACCTCGGTTCGCTGATGGTGGTGGACCGGCGGGTCAACGCTGCCCTCGTCGACGAACTTTACGAGGTGCTCGGCCCGCTGGACCCCGAGGGACAGCTGGGCATCTCCCTTCTGGACGGACCCGGCCTGGTGCTGCGGGCGCTTTCGGGCTCCACCGACACGCTGAACGCCCTGCTGCTGGCCGCCGTCGATCTGCTGCGCGGCCGCTGGTTCGGCCAGACAGGGCTTGACCTGCGCAAATACTGA
- a CDS encoding HoxN/HupN/NixA family nickel/cobalt transporter gives MNVRLTAMAGSHYLEREKLPQALRIGATFAAVGALHLATAGLLAYSLLADAHPLALGLLLTAYLAGIKHSYDWDHIAAIDNSSRKFAAQGRAPVSVGFAFSFGHSSVVLLAGILVVSGASVMAAALEEGSTANTMLGLIGAGVSALFLLAIGIFNGTAFRRTVQLYRRARAGDPVSGQDLQPQGLVARLLDKPLSRVKRPRDIYVLGFLFGLGFDTATTIAFLLLTASAALAGISPLALMALPLGFTAAMTLCDTVNGLAMMKMYRTAVQDPARRIGFNMVVTGLSALSALFVAVITVAGILREVVGLQDPLTTLLGSMDLGHAGLLLVAVFLTIWGAASLNWRRRPAAA, from the coding sequence ATGAACGTCCGCTTGACGGCAATGGCCGGTTCACATTACCTGGAGCGGGAGAAGCTGCCGCAGGCCCTCCGGATCGGAGCGACCTTTGCTGCCGTCGGGGCTCTGCACCTGGCGACCGCCGGGCTGCTGGCCTACTCGCTGCTGGCGGATGCCCACCCACTGGCCCTGGGTTTGTTGCTCACCGCCTACCTGGCCGGCATCAAGCACAGCTACGACTGGGACCATATCGCCGCCATCGACAATTCCAGCCGGAAGTTCGCAGCTCAGGGCAGAGCGCCGGTCAGCGTCGGTTTCGCGTTCAGTTTCGGCCACAGCAGCGTTGTGCTGCTGGCGGGCATCCTGGTGGTCAGCGGCGCCAGCGTGATGGCGGCCGCGCTGGAGGAAGGTTCCACGGCGAACACGATGCTGGGGCTGATCGGGGCGGGTGTCTCAGCCCTGTTCCTGCTGGCCATCGGTATCTTCAACGGCACCGCCTTCCGGCGCACCGTGCAGCTGTACCGGCGGGCGCGGGCCGGTGACCCCGTCTCCGGACAGGACCTGCAGCCGCAGGGCCTCGTCGCACGGTTGCTGGACAAGCCGCTCTCCCGGGTGAAACGCCCCCGCGACATCTACGTTCTGGGTTTCCTCTTCGGCCTGGGCTTCGACACAGCGACGACGATTGCCTTCCTGCTGCTGACCGCCTCCGCGGCGCTCGCAGGCATCTCGCCGCTGGCGCTGATGGCGCTGCCGCTGGGCTTCACAGCGGCGATGACGCTCTGCGATACGGTCAACGGCCTGGCCATGATGAAGATGTACCGGACCGCAGTGCAGGATCCGGCGCGGCGGATTGGCTTCAACATGGTGGTCACCGGGCTGTCAGCGCTGTCCGCCTTGTTCGTCGCCGTCATTACCGTCGCCGGTATCCTGCGTGAGGTCGTCGGACTGCAGGATCCACTGACCACATTATTGGGCAGCATGGATCTCGGGCATGCCGGACTGCTGCTGGTCGCGGTCTTCCTGACGATTTGGGGTGCCGCTTCCCTGAACTGGCGGCGCCGGCCCGCTGCGGCATGA
- a CDS encoding amino acid permease, which yields MSNPDSSRSVLRRKPIDLVEDENIDSGLFKSLGLWQLTAIGVGGIIGIGIFTLAGLVANGGEDADAVGPAVMIAFLIAGLASAAAALSYAEFAGMIPRAGSAYTYGYVALGEIIGWFIGWDLLLEYTAIVAVVAIGISGYFSEFMSGIGVDVPIWMQGTADTIEGGVINLPAIVVCLFITWILSRGTKTFGRFELVAVGLKVLLILFIIGLGFFFVDVDNYTPFMPSGFGAVFAGAATVFFAVFGYDAMSTAAEEATDGKKHMPKAILLSLVIAMTLYVLATLVLTGMQNYTDISPTAGFASAFQNVGLPVIATIISAFAVISILTVMLTFLLGVTRVWFSMSRDGLLPTWFAATDKHGTPQRVTWIAGIASALLAGVFPIRAVADLTNIGILAAFVVVCVAVIVLRRTRPDVHRTFRLPWMPVVPAFGVLASGFLMLQLHWETWMRFGIWLVIGLAIYFFYSRRHSLMNPESPRHGRHKTHT from the coding sequence ATGAGCAACCCAGATAGTAGCCGGTCAGTCCTCCGGCGTAAGCCGATCGACCTGGTTGAAGACGAAAACATCGACAGCGGGCTGTTCAAGAGCCTGGGTCTGTGGCAGCTGACCGCCATCGGCGTCGGCGGCATCATTGGTATCGGAATTTTCACCCTGGCCGGATTGGTGGCCAACGGCGGCGAAGACGCGGACGCGGTCGGCCCGGCGGTCATGATCGCGTTCCTGATCGCCGGCCTGGCCAGCGCCGCCGCGGCCCTGTCCTACGCCGAGTTCGCCGGCATGATTCCGCGCGCCGGCTCCGCCTACACCTACGGCTACGTTGCCCTCGGCGAAATCATCGGCTGGTTCATCGGCTGGGATTTGCTGCTGGAATACACAGCTATCGTGGCGGTGGTCGCCATCGGGATCTCGGGATACTTCTCCGAGTTCATGTCCGGAATCGGCGTCGACGTTCCCATCTGGATGCAGGGCACCGCGGACACGATCGAGGGCGGCGTAATCAATCTGCCGGCCATCGTGGTCTGCCTGTTCATCACCTGGATCCTGAGCCGTGGCACCAAGACTTTCGGCCGGTTCGAGCTCGTTGCAGTGGGACTGAAGGTCCTGCTCATCCTGTTCATCATCGGGCTGGGATTCTTCTTTGTCGACGTCGACAACTACACGCCGTTCATGCCCTCGGGCTTCGGCGCGGTGTTCGCCGGTGCGGCCACGGTGTTCTTCGCGGTCTTCGGTTACGACGCCATGAGCACGGCCGCGGAGGAGGCGACGGACGGCAAGAAACACATGCCCAAGGCCATCCTGCTCTCGCTGGTGATCGCCATGACGCTTTACGTGCTGGCGACGCTGGTGCTGACGGGCATGCAGAACTATACCGACATCAGCCCAACCGCCGGCTTCGCGTCCGCCTTCCAGAACGTCGGCCTGCCGGTTATCGCCACCATCATCTCGGCGTTCGCGGTGATTTCCATCCTGACCGTGATGCTGACCTTCCTGCTTGGCGTCACGCGCGTGTGGTTCTCGATGAGCCGCGACGGCCTGCTGCCCACGTGGTTCGCGGCAACGGACAAGCACGGAACCCCGCAGCGGGTCACCTGGATCGCCGGCATCGCCTCGGCACTGCTGGCCGGCGTGTTCCCCATCCGCGCCGTGGCGGACCTGACCAACATCGGCATTCTCGCCGCCTTCGTGGTGGTCTGCGTGGCCGTGATCGTGCTGCGCCGCACCCGGCCCGACGTGCACCGCACGTTCAGGCTGCCGTGGATGCCGGTGGTGCCCGCGTTCGGCGTGCTCGCCTCCGGCTTCCTGATGCTGCAGCTGCACTGGGAGACCTGGATGAGGTTCGGCATCTGGCTGGTAATCGGCCTGGCCATCTACTTCTTCTACAGCCGCCGGCACTCGCTGATGAACCCGGAAAGCCCGCGCCACGGCCGCCACAAGACCCATACCTGA
- a CDS encoding endonuclease/exonuclease/phosphatase family protein, whose translation MPQDTVRIATYNASLNRAAKGKLAADLATPGNAQARNIAEVIQRNNPDILLLNEFDYDQDHTAVDLFRANYLEVGHHGQAPVSYPYAYTAPSNTGVDSGLDLNNDGDLGTADDAFGFGEFEGQYGMVLLSKFPIETPGIRTFRTFRWRDMPGNLMPADYYSAEAQEALRLSSKSHWDVPVRVDGETVHVLASHPTPPSFDGDEDRNGRRNNDEIRFWTDYVSGGQQADYIYDDAGQRGGLKPGERFVILGDLNSDPRDGGSWPGSIAQLLKHPRVQDPEPASRGAVEAARRQGASNISHLGDPRLDTADFQDHPAPGNLRVDYVLPSKNLNVCGAGVFWPEPGEPGADLTGEFPFPTSDHRLVWVDLKLPKGPA comes from the coding sequence ATGCCGCAGGACACTGTCAGGATCGCCACCTACAACGCCAGCCTCAACCGGGCGGCCAAGGGCAAGCTGGCGGCGGATCTGGCGACGCCGGGCAATGCGCAGGCGCGGAACATTGCCGAGGTGATCCAGCGGAACAATCCGGACATCCTGCTGCTCAATGAGTTCGACTACGACCAGGACCATACGGCGGTGGACCTGTTCCGGGCGAACTATCTGGAGGTTGGCCATCATGGCCAGGCGCCCGTGAGCTACCCGTACGCCTACACCGCCCCGTCCAACACCGGCGTCGACTCGGGGCTTGATCTGAATAACGACGGCGATCTGGGCACCGCCGATGATGCGTTCGGCTTCGGCGAATTCGAGGGACAGTACGGCATGGTGCTGCTGTCCAAATTCCCGATCGAAACGCCGGGCATCCGCACCTTCCGGACCTTCCGCTGGCGGGACATGCCGGGGAACCTGATGCCCGCGGACTACTACTCCGCCGAGGCGCAGGAAGCGCTCCGGCTTTCCAGCAAGTCCCACTGGGATGTGCCGGTGCGGGTGGACGGCGAGACGGTCCACGTGCTCGCCAGCCATCCGACGCCGCCGTCCTTCGACGGGGACGAAGACCGCAACGGGCGGCGGAACAATGACGAGATCCGCTTCTGGACGGACTACGTCTCCGGCGGCCAGCAGGCCGACTATATTTACGACGACGCCGGGCAGCGCGGCGGCCTGAAGCCCGGGGAACGGTTCGTCATCCTGGGCGACCTGAACTCGGACCCGCGGGACGGCGGCTCCTGGCCGGGGTCGATCGCCCAGCTGCTGAAGCACCCGCGGGTCCAGGATCCGGAGCCGGCTTCGCGGGGAGCGGTGGAGGCCGCCAGGCGCCAGGGCGCCAGCAACATCAGCCATCTGGGTGACCCGCGGCTGGACACGGCCGACTTCCAGGACCACCCGGCGCCCGGAAACCTCCGGGTCGACTACGTGCTGCCCTCCAAGAACCTGAACGTCTGCGGCGCCGGGGTCTTCTGGCCCGAGCCGGGCGAGCCGGGGGCGGACCTGACCGGGGAATTCCCGTTTCCGACCAGCGACCACCGGCTAGTCTGGGTGGACCTGAAGCTTCCGAAAGGTCCAGCTTGA
- a CDS encoding HPr family phosphocarrier protein: MPERIATVASRVGLHARPAAIFAEAAGDQPVEVTIALEGAPADEAMDASSILSLMSLGAEHGSKVVLRAEGDGADAALDTLVQVLETDHDAE, translated from the coding sequence ATGCCCGAACGTATCGCAACCGTCGCCAGCCGCGTTGGCCTGCACGCCCGCCCCGCCGCCATTTTCGCCGAGGCCGCCGGCGACCAGCCGGTGGAAGTCACCATCGCGCTGGAAGGCGCCCCCGCCGATGAGGCCATGGACGCCTCCAGCATCCTGTCCCTGATGAGTTTGGGCGCCGAGCACGGCTCCAAGGTAGTGCTGCGGGCCGAGGGCGACGGCGCCGATGCGGCCCTCGACACCCTGGTGCAGGTGCTCGAAACAGACCACGACGCCGAATAG